In Oryza sativa Japonica Group chromosome 8, ASM3414082v1, the sequence TGCCTGTGGCAATGTGAACAGGCTGATTATCTCGAAAGTTTAAACACCATCCAACGGAATGAGGCTACGAAACAAACAGTCTTCTGCTGTACCAGTAGTAGCTAGTTTTGGTGGTATCATGGATTCATGGTATCGGCTATTCGGCTGTTTCGTTCTTAATTTCAGGTGCACGGTACCACAGGGGCACATGTGACAGGTCCCAGGATCGACACGTATACTGTGTGACCGTGTATAGCAAAGTCCGCCTTAACACTACGGCCGACATGCTATTGTATAGGTATATTTGGACATGGACTGGGTAGTACACCCCGTTGGATCAGAAATAAGGGGCTAAGATTCACTTCTTCATTGGATCAGACTATAGAGCTTAAAATTCTGATAAGCAGTTGGTTGGTAACCCagtttctgagaatctggatAAGCTGGGTTTTCCAGtttctggcttctagttcattttctggattctacaactataaCTTCTTAGAATCTGAACCAAAAGCTAAATTGTTTGGGATAGTTTCTGATTatgggagaagctgcagcagctaaAAACTCTtccaaacaggccctatatgCTATGGCTTTAGAAATGACGTACAAAAGGCTGGTTTATTTCAAAAATGTTGTCCACCCTAAAAAGTGTTGGAATAAATTGAATCTATTTCAACATTTTTGTTTCATTCATCCATTACTATGGCAAATCTCAAAAATCTACGATTTCTCCTGTTACAAGTAAGTATGTTGctttagactttttttttaaggacacACACAAGAAAGTGCGAAgatacacacaaaaaaaagacTACAACTCTAGAAGGTCATAGTcaggaaaaaaagaaaccacATTGTTGTTTAGACTTAAATTTAATAAGACATAACTTTGATAACCTAATTCTTTTACTCCATATTTGCATAAACATGATAATATTATTAAAGCTTCAGTCACACCATATTTTGACTTTATTATTTTATATGCCTAAAACATAGTGCATTCTGAACAATAGTTATGCACTACAACAGATTTGGGCTTCTTAACGGATTCCCTGCAATGAACAGGTAATCCGTAATTGATCTATGATAaatttgtcaaaaaatcatCGTGAACTTCACGATCAATGATCCTAACGACAACTCAAGGGTCTTGGTCATAATATATATTCACGGTGACAAACGAGCTCATTACAAACGCTAGGTTGGTTGCCATGGTTTCTAGAACAACGTTTATTTAATTAAGACGGAGTAGTAACACAGTACCACTCTCGAGTACTCTCTTTGTTttaaatataagtatttatagGGATTTTAGCAAATAATAAAGTTAAATAGAAAGCGCCCCTTATTAATGAGGTGTGGTTTATGGATATGATAGAGAGAAGACAATGGAACGAGTGGTGGTTGATGGGAACTAGTATTCTAGAGTCGTTGCTTATATATTTGGTATAAATTTTAATGTTAGAAGTGATTATTTTTAACATAAGGAATATTTCATATATAATAATTGAGTAATACAATAAAGATTGACTGGGTACACAATTTGAACAATTGAAATGGAGAAAAGAATATATTGATGGTCATAACACTTCACACCTAGTTGATTTACATATGAGAAGTAAAACATCGCACGTAAATATTCCCTCGAGGGTTAAAATCCATCTCCAACAAAGTTTGGAAGGTGGCTCCGAATTTCCTTTGTGATCATCCCTCTATTCATTTTCCAAAgctaaaaataaatgaattgaGATTTGATTTTCCATCTTCAAAGTCTTTCAAAACTTTTAAATGAGACCCAATGCAGTATTATACCATGGAAAGTAAATGCACTAAGATTCACACTACTATTATACCAAATCAGCAAGACTATTATGAgcattgaagaaaaaaaaatcggcaaAATCTGTGGCCTTGAATTCTTGAAGAGCAAAACTCAAAATTCCAAGCAAAGCACCAGAGCCACCTTGCCACGTGTAACAAAGTTGTGGAGCCATGCtggctctttttttttgccacgtCACATGCTGTTCATCTGAGCAAACGTCTCTATATAAACCCGTCCCCTGCCTGCCTTGCTTGCCACCTATCCCAGCGCCTCTTCCAGGCCACTACTTCTCTGGGCTCTGGGCCTCTGGCTGCTCATCAACGGCGGCCGGCGTAGCGAGCGAGCTGAGCTGAACGCTAGAACCGAGCACTAAACATGGCTGCTTCCGTGCAGCCGCGGCAGTTCGGCCACCTCGAGCCGGGCTCCGCGCCGgtgcgcggcgccgcctcctcgaacGGCGCCAAGGCGTACCCTCCCGCGAACGGCATCCCACGCCGCGCCGACTCGCCGGTGCGCGGGTGCGGCTTCCCTCCGCTCgtctcgccaccgccgcggaaGCCGCCCAGCGACGGGtcggacgacgaggaggaggagcaggaggactGGCGGGAGCTGTACGGCTCGCACCTGCAGCTGGAGGTGGAGCCGCCGGTGCGCGACGCGCGCGACGAGGGCACCGCCGACGCGTGGATCGAGCGCAACCCGTCGCTGATCCGGCTCACCGGGAAGCACCCGCTGAACTGCGAGCCGCCGCTGGCGAGGCTCATGCACCACGGCTTCATCACCCCGGCGGCGCTGCACTACGTGCGCAACCACGGCGCCGTGCCGCGGGGTGACTGGTCGACGTGGACCGTCGATGTGACGGGGCTCGTCAAGCGGCCCATGCGGCTCACCATGGACGAGCTGGTCAACGGCTTCCCCGCCGTCGAGATCCCCGTCACGCTGGTCTGCGCGGGCAACCGCCGCAAGGAGCAGAACATGGTGCAGCAGACGGTGGGGTTCAACTGGGGCGCCGCTGGCGTGTCTACGTCGGTGTGGCGCGGCGCCCGCCTCCGCGACGTGCTCCGGCGGTGCGGCATCATGCCCAGCAAGGGCGGCGCGCTCAACGTGTGCTTCGAGGGCGCCGAggacctccccggcggcggcggctccaagTACGGCACCAGCATCACACGCCAGTGGGCGCTGGACCCGTCGCGGGACATCATGCTCGCCTACATGCAGAATGGCGAGCCGCTGCTCCCCGACCACGGCTTCCCCGTCCGCGCCATCATCCCCGGCTGCATCGGCGGCCGCATGGTCAAGTGGGTCAAGCGCATCATCGTCACCACCGCCGAGTCCGACAACTACTACCATTACAAGGACAACCGCGTCCTCCCGTCCCATGtcgacgccgagctcgccaACGCCGATGGTAACGTATTTACCATTCATTCATGCATGTGTAAAACACATTTTACCGTTCATGCGAATATGTATGTACTGAGTTGAGTTCTGACTCGATCGAACAAATGCTCATCAGCGTGGTGGTACAAGCCAGAGTACATCATCAACGAGCTGAACGTGAACTCGGTGATCACGACGCCCGGGCACGACGAGATCCTGCCCATCAACGGCATCACCACGCAGCGCGGCTACACCATGAAGGGATACGCCTACTCCGGTGAGCACGCACTCCTCCATAACTTCTCTCTGAATCGCTCGCCTTAATTTACTCTCGGTCGCAGTGGCTTGTCATTTTGCACCATCCTTTTGTGTTTGACCTTGATTAATTTAACTTGTAGTAAACAATGTTACTTAGGTGGCCTGAAAAATCTCTAGTGCTTTTCGGAAACTTACTCTCAACGTAGTAGTATGCCACTTTGCAAAGTGAATAGTGGTAATCAAATCCAACAAATATCTTCTGAATTTTCTGACAGAATAATACCCCATCAGCATATGGACTACATATCTTAGCTAAAGTACTGGTAATAAAATAACACCTTGGCCACCAGTTAGTCATTTGTCAAAGTTGAACATGCCTTGCAAATACGGCTAGTGGTATCGTAAAGGGTCATTTAATTTGCAAAGAGGACCCCATTCAAAAGAACAGATATTAATTCAGGGACCTGTATTTCAATACATCTCCTTGTGCAGACAATTCTTCAGAAACATATAACAGTTCATTGAATAAAAACCTCTCACTGAAGCTAGCTTGCACTAAAAAATACATCTAGCATATACATGGAGCCTGTATCTAGGTAACTCTCTTTGTCTGAACACTTCACAATCGACTGCCGATTATTAAAGCTAAGAAAGTAGAGTGATTTCAGATATCCAATCAGACAGACAAATTAAACCAATTCAAATAGCCAAGTAGGAACCATTCTATGATTATCATTACATTTCACTAGCACTGACCATACATAATATAAAGATAAGCGTAGTGGTGGTAGCAGCAGCTCGGAAACCGGGTGCGTGATACCATTTGAAGTTGGATAGTTTCTGCACTTTTCTGCCAAAGAAAGCGAATAAAGCTGGCGAAGTTGGCACTTCGTGGCCTCCAAAGGGTAGTGAGCCAGTACAGTACTGTGTACTGTATAGTGTCTCAAGAGCCAAATGCACCCACGTTTTTTGTCTGAACCTGTGGCAAGCCAAGGTTGGACCTGGTGCCGGTTAGGCGAAACATAGGACAAAACCCGATCCATTTCGTGGTCAAAAACAGCTGCAATTCGTGTGGCCAATCTCAGCTGCAAGAAAGATTTTTCCTATATCAATATGGAGCAGTACTAGTATATACTTGGTACTAGCTTAAATTTCCGTATATTAACAGAAGGCATGCATTAGTACTTGGGTAGTAATTAGACGCGTGTAAATAGACATTTTGTGTGCAAAAGGGACCTATCATGCATGATGATTGACCTTATGGTCACCAATGATGCTACTATCATCAGTACTCTCATTGGACTAACCTAAAAGTTATTAAGGATAAGTGCGACTAAACACAGTAAGAGAGCCATCATCTGGCATCCAACCTTGTAGTCCTCCGGCGATGTTGGAAGCCAAATTATATTACTCGGCCAATTATATTACTCGGCCAAATTATATTAACAACTTAAGAACAAGTTGGCTTGCTTCGTGTCGGAAGCTGTTGGGATTGTCCCAGCTGGAACCCGGCAGCAACATGGACACTGAATATCCATTCTGGTGGCGAAACGTGTCGAATCTTGCTAACAGTAAATGGTAATTAAGGGGCAGTGAATAGGGAATCACCAAAGTTTGGTGGGGTGGAGTGAGTTATGAGTTTTTGTGTAGGGTAATGCTTAAGAagatttattttagataatggatagaaATTTGGCCTCTATATCATTCTTAAGAAATATATCGAGATATACCgtatttttctaatataaaatttgataCTTTCAAGTACTACATATTTCGAGCTATCAAAATTTTTGTTGTAAGATTTAAGTACCCAAGGTATTTTTTCTAAGTACTGTAAAATTTTCATTgtttaacaaaaagaaaatgaagggTCTTCAAAAAAGAAATTGAAGGCGCAGGGAATGATGGAGCGATGGGCCTGATGGTGATCTTTGTCTCTGTGGTTTGGTAGGCGGCGGCAAGAGGATCACGCGGGTGGAGGTGACGCTGGACGGCGGCGAGACATGGCTGGTGTGCGTGCTGGACCTCCCGGAGAAGCCCACCAAGTACGGCAAGCACTGGTGCTGGTGCTTCTGGTCCGTCGAGGTCGAGGTGCTCGACCTCCTCGGCGCCAAGGAGATCGCCGTGCGCGCCTGGGACCAGTCGCACAACACCCAGCCCGAGAAGCTCATCTGGAATCTCATGGTAGGTGCTTCATTCCGTCTCCGGCCAAGGCGACGGCGATGTAGACGACGATGGCAAATTCATTCGATCGGTTGGGTTTTTGCAGGGGATGATGAACAACTGCTGGTTCAAGGTGAAGGTGAACGTGTGCCGGCCGCACAAGGGTGAGATCGGGCTGGTGTTCGAGCACCCGACGCAGCCCGGGAACCAGACCGGCGGGTGGATGGCGAGGCAGAAGCACCTggagacggcggaggcggccgcacCGGGGCTGAAGCGGAGCACGTCGACGCCGTTCATGAACACCACCGACGGCAAGCAGTTTACCATGTCCGAGGTGCGCAAGCACTCGTCGCAGGACTCGGCGTGGATCGTCGTCCACGGTCACGTCTACGACTGCACGGCCTTCCTCAAGGACCAccccggcggcgccgacagCATCCTCATCAACGCCGGCACCGACTGCACCGAGGAGTTCGACGCCATCCACTCCGACAAGGCCAAGGCGCTCCTCGACACCTACCGCATCGGCGAGCTCATCACCACCGGCGCCGGGTACAGCTCCGACAACTCCGTCCACGGCGCGTCCAACCTCTCCCAGCTCGCCCCCATCCGCGAGGCCATCAAGGCGCCGGCGCCCGTCGCGCTCTCCAGCCCGCGCGACAAGGTCCCCTGCCAACTCGTCGACAAGAAGGAGCTCTCCCGCGACGTCCGCCTCTTCCGCTTCGCGCTGCCGTCCTCCGACCAGGTGCTCGGCCTCCCCGTCGGCAAGCACATCTTCGTGTGCGCCAGCATCGAAGGGAAGCTGTGCATGCGGGCGTACACGCCGACGAGCATGGTCGACGAGGTCGGCCACTTCGACCTCCTCATCAAGGTGTACTTCAAGAACGAGCACCCCAAGTTCCCCGATGGCGGGCTCATGACGCAGTACCTGGACTCGCTCCCCGTGGGCGCCTACATCGACGTCAAGGGGCCACTCGGCCACGTCGAGTACACCGGCCGCGGCGAGTTCGTCATCAACGGCAAGCCGCGGAacgcgcggcggctggcgatgATCGCCGGCGGGAGCGGGATCACGCCCATGTACCAGGTCATCCAGTCGGTGCTGCGCGACCAGCCGGAGGACACGACGGAGATGCACCTGGTGTACGCGAACCGGACGGAGGACGACatcctcctccgcgacgagctcgACCGGTGGGCGGCGGAGTACCCGGACAGGCTCAAGGTGTGGTACGTCATCGACCAGGTGAAGCGGCCGGAGGAAGGGTGGAAGTACGGCGTCGGGTTCGTCACGGaggaggtgctgcgggagcaCGTGCCGGAGGGCGGCGACGACACGCTCGCGCTCGCCTGCGGGCCGCCGCCGATGATCAAGTTCGCCGTCTCGCCGAACCTGGAGAAGATGAAGTACGACATGGCCAATTCTTTCATCGTGTTCTAAACTCCTACTACTAAATTATACGCACCGCATTAATTATTTTGGTATACGTACGACGATGTATATACGTGTCGTGCCAATTAGAAACGAAatgctgcatgcatgcgtatgcaagatgagagaaaaaaaaacaatatctaAGTTGTAGTAGTGTACTCTTGATAATATCCTAGAGTACATACTGCATACATAGGCCATGATTTCCCTTTCTAAGAGGCTAGCGGTTGATTCCTTCCTGTATACTAGTAGCTTGTAATTACCAATAACTGTATTGTTGTTAGCCATGGGAGGTAAAGATCTGGCTATGTATATTGTTCATTGTTTGAAGAAAGAGAAATGAAATGAATACTTTAAATTGACGATAGAAAGTTGCTGTTCCGACTCCTGATACCGTTGTTTGTTTCTTACTCTATCGTTCCAATTTAGTTTTTGAGAAGAAAAATGGTAACAGCAATGGTCGTTTTAGCATTTTTCCAATAGTTTTCCTCCCCAAAGCTATCTAAATTCTAAAGATAGGAGTGATGGGAAATGCTCTCATGCTTGTTTCTTACTCTCGTGGAAAATTTGGAAAGAGAGTAACCAAATGACCTTCGAGCATAGTGAGACGACCTCGGTACCTGATCTCTTTGCAAAGACAAATGAAGATGCGATGACGTGAATACCCGGTAGGACGAActtgttctctcttttttctcttttgtgcACTTGGGAATGTAATTTTCTATCACTATGTTCAGTATAAAATATGCACAGTtagtgctttttttttaaaaaaaaaaaactagtatatAAGATGCTTAAAActtaaaggaataagttcactttaggtcccttaatttgtcaCCTAGTCTGAAATTcgccctgaaccacaaaaccggatacaacacatcccccaactaacaaaaccatgcaaacGAGGTTCCTCATCAGTATTATtcctggttttggctgacgtggctcctttgactagATTTTTGTCTCACGTATCATTGACGTGGCGATTCGATCCAGAAAAATAAGAGAatccgtgggacccacgtgtcagtttcacacacaaaataataaaaaaatattggggCCCATGTGGCCCCACATATCATCCTTACTACTCATGTTTTTAATAATTTCATTAATTTGTCAATAGACCATGCCATTATCAtctatcccctctctctcaccgTTAGCGGAGTGGGatgggcggcggccggagcggtcAGCGGCAAAAGGGCACCAAGGGTCGGGAGCCCAGGAGccactctcctcctcctcctccttgtcggCTGCGGGTAGGGAGATGTCCGTGGTGACCTTGGCGGGGAGCTGCTCTCGCTGATGGTGGAGATGTCAGCGGCGGCCTCGGTGCGGAGCTGCTCTCGTTGACGGTGGCCATGGGACAGGGAGATGTCAGCAGCGAAGCTGATCTCGCTGACGGTGGCCGCGGGCGAGAAGATGTCAGCGTCGGCCTCAGTGAGGAGGTGCTTTCACTGACGGTGGCCGCGGGATGGGGATATGTCAGCGGCGGCCTCGAGTTGCTCTCGATGACGGTGGCCACGAGCGGGGAGATGTCGGCAGCTGCCTCCCCTGCGGCCGGCTCAGCTTCTTCGCCGCCAGATTCTTCCAGGATGGCGATGGATGACTCCGCGGAAGGGTTCgttgcctcctccgcctcggcgTGGGGGGTAGGGGGCACTCGCCAGGGTTTTCTCCTCCTCCGGGTCTTtgccccctcttctctctcttccgccgctACCACTGAACCTTAGCTGCTCTAGCCTTTGGTGACGATGGCGGTGGCAGCGACAGCGGGGTTGTACCGGTTTGGGGAAGGAGGGACACCTTCGCGGCGTCGGGTCCGCCACCACGTGCGTTCGCGGAGGAGGCGATGATGGAGATAAGGAGCACACCGGTCACGGAGGTTGGCGCGAGGATGGAGATGCGCCGCGTGTCGCTCCTCTCCTGTCACCCGCCAGCCGCCGCAtgccgctcctctcccgccgcctgCTGCACGCCGCTCCACTCTTGCCGGTGTGGTTGGAGAAGGAGAGTGAGGTAGAGAAGGGTCAGGTTGAAGAAGTGGGACTCACTAACATGTGAgtcccattattttttatttttgattgacatgtgggtcctgcatattttgttttactttttttattttcattttttttgcttttagtTTTTTGTGGATTGAAttgtcacgtaagcgccacgtcaatgacacgtggaacgaagacctagtcaaatgaGCAACGTAGGTGCCACGTTTGCCAAAATTGGGGACAATACTATCGAGGGATctcgtttgcactggttttataagttaGGGTCCGGTTGTATTTGGTTTTTGGGTTCAAGGATGAAAATCCAATTGGGCGACAAATTGAGGAATCTAAAACGTGAACTTTTTCTAAACTTACAAGCCGCTCGTGCAGCCCATACATTACCGGCCCAATGGGCCATGCGCACTTTCCGCTCGGTCAAAGCCCTCAAACCCACGCCTCCCAAAAATTTGTCCCCATCATTCTCCCCTTCCGCTCTCCAATTTCAAAATCTCAATTCTCCAaaccccaaccccaaccccaaccccaaaTCCCCCAACTCCGGCACCGGAaatgcggcgcggcggcggcggagggggcagGCGCCTCCCGAAGTCCTCCCTGGCGCCCTCGGCGGCGTCGGATCGCACCCCGCTGCTGGATCCCCACGTCCTCCACCCGCGCAACCTCGACCTCGCCTTCTCCCGCCGCGACTCCGACGCCGCCAGCCTCTGCAGCAGCCGGCCGTCCTCCATCGGCACGGGCCCTTCGTTCGCCGCCCCCGTCACCAACTTCTCCGACAGGGCCTCCCAGGCGGCCGCCCTCCGCGTCGTCAACGCCTACCTCGCCCCCGCCGTCAGCCTCCGCCCGCCTCTCCCCTCCGCCAAGGacatcgtcgccgccttccgccaCCTCTTCGAGTGCCTCGACTTCCCCCTCCACGGCGCGTTCGAGGACGACCTCCTCTTCGTCCTCCGCGTCCTCCGCTGCCCCTTCAAGCTCACCCGCTCCGCCCTCAAGGCCCCCGGCACCCCGCACTCctggccgccgctcctctccgtCCTCTACTGGCTCACCCTCCTCGTCAACTCCAGTgagagcggcgccggcggcgacgactctCCTGCCGCCTCAAATGACCTCATGCTCTACATTACCAACAGCTACTCGCTGTTCATCTCTGGGGACGATGATTCGGTCGCGTCTCTCGACGAGGAGTACTCCTCCAAAGCCCGTGCACATGCGCAGGCAGCCGTCGAGGCCTCACAGGCGCTGGAGAAGGAGGCACTGGATCTGGAGTCCAAGAGGACTAAGCTCACCTCAGGACCCTCGCGGCTGGAGGCACTGCAGGCAGAGAAGGAGGCCCTCACTGCCGACGTGGAGAAATTTGAAGCGGTTGTGAAGAGTTGGACAGTGAAGATACAGGAGAAGGAAGAGTCATCTGTACATTTGGAGAAGGAATTGGAGGCCAAGCTGATGGATCAACAGCGGATAGCAGCTGAAAACGAGGAGCTGATGAAGAAGGTGGACGCACAGGTTGTGAATGTGAGAGATGTCGATCGGATGCAGAGGGAGATCCAGTCAGTGGAGCGTGACAATGTCAAGTTGGAGAATGGGAATGCGACATTGGAGGAGAAGGGTTGGGAGCTCGAAGCTGCGGTGGTTG encodes:
- the LOC4345795 gene encoding nitrate reductase [NADH] 1; the encoded protein is MAASVQPRQFGHLEPGSAPVRGAASSNGAKAYPPANGIPRRADSPVRGCGFPPLVSPPPRKPPSDGSDDEEEEQEDWRELYGSHLQLEVEPPVRDARDEGTADAWIERNPSLIRLTGKHPLNCEPPLARLMHHGFITPAALHYVRNHGAVPRGDWSTWTVDVTGLVKRPMRLTMDELVNGFPAVEIPVTLVCAGNRRKEQNMVQQTVGFNWGAAGVSTSVWRGARLRDVLRRCGIMPSKGGALNVCFEGAEDLPGGGGSKYGTSITRQWALDPSRDIMLAYMQNGEPLLPDHGFPVRAIIPGCIGGRMVKWVKRIIVTTAESDNYYHYKDNRVLPSHVDAELANADAWWYKPEYIINELNVNSVITTPGHDEILPINGITTQRGYTMKGYAYSGGGKRITRVEVTLDGGETWLVCVLDLPEKPTKYGKHWCWCFWSVEVEVLDLLGAKEIAVRAWDQSHNTQPEKLIWNLMGMMNNCWFKVKVNVCRPHKGEIGLVFEHPTQPGNQTGGWMARQKHLETAEAAAPGLKRSTSTPFMNTTDGKQFTMSEVRKHSSQDSAWIVVHGHVYDCTAFLKDHPGGADSILINAGTDCTEEFDAIHSDKAKALLDTYRIGELITTGAGYSSDNSVHGASNLSQLAPIREAIKAPAPVALSSPRDKVPCQLVDKKELSRDVRLFRFALPSSDQVLGLPVGKHIFVCASIEGKLCMRAYTPTSMVDEVGHFDLLIKVYFKNEHPKFPDGGLMTQYLDSLPVGAYIDVKGPLGHVEYTGRGEFVINGKPRNARRLAMIAGGSGITPMYQVIQSVLRDQPEDTTEMHLVYANRTEDDILLRDELDRWAAEYPDRLKVWYVIDQVKRPEEGWKYGVGFVTEEVLREHVPEGGDDTLALACGPPPMIKFAVSPNLEKMKYDMANSFIVF
- the LOC4345797 gene encoding kinetochore protein NDC80 homolog, which gives rise to MRRGGGGGGRRLPKSSLAPSAASDRTPLLDPHVLHPRNLDLAFSRRDSDAASLCSSRPSSIGTGPSFAAPVTNFSDRASQAAALRVVNAYLAPAVSLRPPLPSAKDIVAAFRHLFECLDFPLHGAFEDDLLFVLRVLRCPFKLTRSALKAPGTPHSWPPLLSVLYWLTLLVNSSESGAGGDDSPAASNDLMLYITNSYSLFISGDDDSVASLDEEYSSKARAHAQAAVEASQALEKEALDLESKRTKLTSGPSRLEALQAEKEALTADVEKFEAVVKSWTVKIQEKEESSVHLEKELEAKLMDQQRIAAENEELMKKVDAQVVNVRDVDRMQREIQSVERDNVKLENGNATLEEKGWELEAAVVGKLEEIEGLVEQCNQALRKLKPGIDFQYMLNTKASSPVELLGTSYKTIMKPALNSLADEARRISILKHDESVELEKQSQRNAKILSEKKNHISVCQTKTDEMVARLDSLDVEIGNHVSRCKADARLMKDELEKKDHHLSTVEKESEEFLKISEKKLEDAKRETDEEIQMCARELLKLIDSVTEYKEFMETSISGMRKDLYETVDDISSLASKAASTRQTSAQFVM